In the Sus scrofa isolate TJ Tabasco breed Duroc chromosome 6, Sscrofa11.1, whole genome shotgun sequence genome, one interval contains:
- the LEUTX gene encoding leucine-twenty homeobox, whose protein sequence is MQEKPTSSRRSRTYFSREQLRVLTDTFEKTRYPNWFIVNTLSSNIHLDESVIKTWFKNQRVKRRKKERETQQNPPLEDTPQVSPVKEEETLSPSASGNTRSMSLSISDASDPDSPQPSCAETCEGAAPCEGAAATPCDSSCDFLPEDLRQISFRDPDPPWASSPYDMDQLIQLYNLPGEDDPSSLDQYLLPLCST, encoded by the exons ATGCAAG AAAAACCAACTTCATCTCGCCGATCCCGTACTTACTTCAGTCGGGAACAGCTTCGGGTGCTAACTGATACCTTTGAAAAGACCAGGTACCCCAACTGGTTCATCGTAAACACGCTTTCTTCAAATATTCATCTTGATGAGTCAGTTATAAAG ACTTGGTTTAAAAACCAGCGTgtcaaaaggaggaagaaggagcgTGAAACTCAGCAAAACCCACCACTGGAGGACACACCACAGGTGTCTCcagtgaaggaggaggagacccTCTCCCCTAGTGCTTCTGGAAACACCCGTTCCATGTCTCTCAGCATCTCAGATGCTTCTGACCCTGACTCTCCCCAGCCTTCGTGTGCCGAGACATGTGAAGGGGCTGCACCATGTGAAGGGGCTGCGGCCACCCCATGCGATTCATCCTGTGACTTTCTGCCTGAGGATCTCCGACAGATAAGTTTCAGAGACCCTGATCCCCCTTGGGCCTCCAGTCCGTACGACATGGATCAGCTTATACAATTATACAACTTACCTGGCGAGGATGATCCCAGCAGTCTAGACCAGTACCTCCTCCCGCTGTGCTCCACCTGA